Proteins encoded within one genomic window of Candidatus Pseudothioglobus singularis PS1:
- a CDS encoding ribonuclease catalytic domain-containing protein, with the protein MSKIGALVAYKSKPAKVVSATMHKYEITFSDGTSQKVREKDFRFIHPEFNTINQNCPDVDASILSDLDAESLPLQEITEWLFDDFTPQSAWYVYLMSEDSLYFYWNKDLLILRTPEQIQSIKNQRKDKALEQESLNRCIKNLENNLFDGEDIFWINEVEQVALNQSKHSKVMSALSIENSPENAHSLLLNINYWSEFNNPYPQRNKIYPDADLEFDAVKLDRKDLTHLTCLAIDNSYSSDADDAISIDGDRIWVHIADVASFVEIDSELDIFARKRVSNLYLPDQIFHMLPPRLSEACSLGANDVSNAISIGFVLNEFEVHDIQIYLSEIKVTKMSYEVADEEINSNKTLASLNKIAIAHKAHRDTNGAIQLNLPNTDIKLKDSKVHIFPQTVSESRSLVSEMMILAGRVIAEFSVENSISMPYLSQEPGNFSDEVIKNINNLSPLFRKEAARGFNRSKLSVKHSLHSGLGLEAYLRVTSPMRRYLDLLVQQQLVRFLNKSDLLNDSDIKERIKVVNASVSKVNKATRQSVEHFRCLYFKQNKQWEGEGVIVEVKGQKASVLIPELAMITQVKFKSKVELEEEIKLKVISSNLFERSIDFKPL; encoded by the coding sequence TTGTCAAAAATAGGTGCACTCGTAGCATACAAAAGTAAACCAGCAAAAGTGGTCTCTGCAACAATGCATAAATATGAGATCACTTTTTCAGATGGTACTAGCCAGAAAGTAAGAGAGAAGGATTTTCGTTTTATTCACCCTGAATTTAATACAATCAACCAAAATTGTCCTGATGTAGATGCTTCAATTTTGTCCGATTTGGATGCTGAGTCATTGCCACTTCAAGAGATTACTGAGTGGCTTTTTGATGACTTTACCCCACAAAGTGCCTGGTATGTTTACTTGATGAGTGAAGATAGTTTGTATTTTTACTGGAATAAGGATTTATTGATTCTTAGAACTCCAGAGCAAATTCAATCAATTAAGAATCAAAGAAAAGATAAAGCATTAGAGCAAGAAAGCTTAAATAGGTGTATTAAAAACCTAGAAAATAATTTATTTGATGGTGAGGATATTTTTTGGATTAATGAGGTAGAACAGGTTGCCCTTAATCAATCGAAGCACTCTAAGGTAATGAGTGCTTTATCAATCGAAAATTCACCAGAAAATGCCCACTCGTTACTTCTTAATATTAATTATTGGTCAGAGTTCAATAATCCCTACCCACAGAGAAATAAAATTTATCCTGATGCAGATTTAGAGTTTGATGCAGTCAAGTTAGATAGAAAAGATTTAACTCACCTGACGTGTCTTGCAATTGATAATAGCTATTCCAGTGATGCAGATGATGCAATCAGTATCGATGGAGATAGAATATGGGTTCATATTGCAGATGTAGCTAGTTTTGTAGAAATTGATAGTGAACTTGATATATTTGCAAGGAAAAGGGTATCTAATCTTTATCTCCCAGATCAAATTTTTCATATGCTTCCACCAAGGCTATCTGAGGCTTGTTCCTTGGGAGCTAATGACGTGTCAAATGCTATTTCAATTGGATTCGTGCTCAATGAATTTGAAGTCCATGATATACAAATTTACTTGAGTGAAATTAAGGTGACAAAAATGAGCTATGAGGTAGCTGATGAGGAAATCAATTCAAATAAAACTTTAGCTTCATTAAATAAAATAGCTATAGCTCATAAAGCTCATAGAGATACTAATGGCGCCATCCAACTCAATCTTCCAAATACGGATATAAAGCTTAAAGATAGTAAGGTTCACATTTTTCCTCAAACAGTTAGCGAGAGCAGAAGTTTGGTCTCAGAGATGATGATTCTTGCGGGGCGAGTCATTGCAGAGTTTTCAGTTGAGAATAGTATATCAATGCCCTATCTATCGCAAGAGCCAGGAAATTTCAGTGATGAAGTTATTAAAAATATTAATAACCTTTCTCCCCTTTTTCGAAAAGAGGCTGCAAGAGGGTTTAATAGATCTAAACTATCTGTGAAGCACTCATTACACTCAGGATTGGGTTTAGAGGCTTATTTAAGAGTAACAAGCCCGATGAGACGCTATCTAGATTTACTAGTTCAGCAACAATTGGTTAGATTTCTTAATAAGAGTGATCTATTGAATGATAGTGATATTAAAGAGAGAATTAAAGTGGTCAATGCTTCAGTTTCAAAAGTCAATAAAGCCACAAGACAGAGTGTTGAGCACTTCAGATGCCTTTATTTCAAACAAAATAAACAATGGGAAGGAGAGGGGGTTATTGTTGAAGTTAAAGGCCAAAAGGCTTCTGTATTAATTCCTGAGCTTGCAATGATTACTCAAGTCAAATTCAAATCAAAAGTTGAGTTAGAAGAAGAGATTAAGCTGAAGGTTATTTCAAGTAATTTGTTTGAGAGATCAATTGATTTCAAGCCACTCTAA
- a CDS encoding UDP-2,3-diacylglucosamine diphosphatase: MLSTLIISDLHLTNVELDKVKLFENFCIEQASKVDQLFILGDLFNSWIGDDASLASYKVITSILNNLSDKTNVFVMAGNRDFLLSKNFEKESGCKLIKEPFELEHNSKKYLLIHGDSLCTDDINYQKLKKVLRNPIIQFIFLNLSKNMRLKLTGQLRKKSIEAQAYKSEKIMDINQNATDLLMSQYPGYDLIHGHTHRQNTHNDSNYTRHVLGDWSTQKGNAIKLDNKLEWLEIN; encoded by the coding sequence ATGCTGAGCACATTAATTATTTCTGATCTCCATCTAACAAATGTTGAGCTGGATAAGGTCAAGCTGTTTGAAAATTTTTGTATTGAACAGGCCTCAAAAGTAGATCAACTTTTTATCTTAGGAGATCTTTTTAACTCCTGGATTGGAGATGATGCTTCTCTAGCAAGCTATAAAGTGATCACCTCGATCCTTAATAATCTTTCAGACAAAACAAATGTTTTTGTTATGGCTGGTAATCGTGATTTTTTACTATCAAAAAATTTTGAAAAAGAATCTGGTTGTAAGCTAATCAAAGAACCATTTGAACTTGAGCATAACTCAAAAAAATACCTTTTAATTCATGGGGATAGCCTCTGCACTGATGATATAAACTATCAAAAATTAAAGAAAGTCCTTAGAAATCCAATCATTCAGTTCATTTTTTTAAATTTATCAAAAAATATGAGGCTTAAGTTAACAGGACAACTGCGAAAGAAAAGTATTGAGGCGCAGGCTTATAAATCTGAAAAAATTATGGATATAAATCAAAATGCAACCGATTTATTAATGTCCCAATACCCTGGCTATGATCTCATTCATGGACATACGCACAGACAAAATACTCATAATGATAGCAATTACACTAGGCATGTTTTAGGTGACTGGTCGACTCAAAAAGGCAACGCAATAAAGTTAGATAACAAGTTAGAGTGGCTTGAAATCAATTGA
- the fabD gene encoding ACP S-malonyltransferase: protein MKYSIVFPGQGSQSLGMLSDLNSNFSVVNEVFQEASDSISVDLWKIINNDQEALNLTENTQPIMLAAGYATYKVLSEEISLTTVSMAGHSLGEYTALVASNTMSFYDAIQLVRKRGELMQAAVPNGTGSMAAILGLEDKVIVEICQKASNRGIVEAVNFNSPGQVVIAGEKNAVSHACKLMKDVGAKRALVLPVSVPSHCSLMKDAAAEFKTYIDHVDFKDGNVKVIHNVDANFGSDIENIKDKLVDQLYMPVLWTDSVKKMKGSGVKRLIESGPGKVLTGLTRRIDKSLSASAIIDVSSLKSTIEEISNA from the coding sequence ATGAAATATTCAATCGTTTTTCCTGGCCAAGGGTCACAATCTTTAGGAATGCTATCTGATCTAAATAGTAACTTTTCAGTTGTAAATGAAGTTTTTCAAGAGGCAAGTGACTCTATTAGTGTTGATCTTTGGAAGATCATTAATAATGATCAAGAGGCACTTAATCTTACTGAAAACACTCAGCCAATAATGCTTGCTGCAGGATATGCTACTTATAAGGTTTTGTCAGAGGAGATTAGTCTGACTACTGTATCTATGGCTGGCCATAGTTTGGGAGAGTACACTGCACTGGTAGCATCAAACACTATGAGTTTTTATGATGCGATTCAATTAGTTAGAAAAAGAGGTGAATTAATGCAAGCAGCTGTTCCAAATGGCACAGGTTCAATGGCAGCAATACTTGGTCTAGAAGATAAGGTTATTGTTGAAATATGTCAAAAAGCTAGTAATAGAGGAATTGTTGAAGCAGTTAACTTTAATTCTCCAGGGCAAGTTGTTATTGCTGGTGAAAAAAATGCAGTTTCTCATGCTTGTAAACTTATGAAAGATGTTGGAGCAAAGCGCGCGCTAGTTCTTCCAGTAAGTGTCCCATCCCATTGTTCTTTGATGAAAGATGCTGCTGCTGAATTTAAAACTTATATAGATCATGTTGACTTTAAGGATGGAAATGTTAAAGTGATTCATAATGTCGACGCAAATTTTGGAAGTGATATTGAAAATATAAAAGATAAGTTGGTTGACCAACTGTATATGCCAGTTCTTTGGACTGACTCAGTAAAAAAGATGAAGGGTTCAGGTGTGAAGAGGCTTATTGAGTCAGGGCCTGGTAAAGTCCTTACAGGGCTTACAAGGCGTATAGATAAATCATTAAGTGCTTCAGCTATAATAGATGTAAGTTCATTAAAATCTACTATTGAGGAGATATCAAATGCTTGA
- the rpmA gene encoding 50S ribosomal protein L27: MAHKKAGGSTNNGRDSVSKRLGVKRFGGQAVLAGNILVRQRGTKFHPGTNVKKGKDDTLFAVADGKVQFEKKGKFNRQYVSIQTA, translated from the coding sequence ATGGCACATAAAAAAGCTGGCGGTAGTACTAATAACGGTAGAGATTCGGTATCCAAAAGACTTGGTGTAAAACGTTTTGGTGGTCAAGCAGTTCTTGCAGGAAATATTCTTGTTCGTCAAAGAGGCACAAAGTTCCACCCTGGAACTAATGTCAAGAAAGGAAAAGATGATACATTGTTTGCAGTTGCTGATGGAAAAGTCCAATTTGAAAAGAAAGGCAAATTTAATCGTCAATATGTCTCGATTCAAACTGCCTAA
- the tadA gene encoding tRNA adenosine(34) deaminase TadA → MVEDEKWMKFAIQEAEIAMEKGEVPVGSVLVHNNQIIAKAHNCPISKNDPSAHAEIEVLRKSGQKLLNYRLPKTTMYVTLEPCAMCLGAMIHARIERIVFGALDPKSGVCGSAANLLFEPFFNHKIEVNGGVLEQDCKKVLQSFFKLRRK, encoded by the coding sequence ATGGTAGAAGATGAAAAATGGATGAAATTTGCAATTCAAGAAGCCGAAATTGCAATGGAAAAGGGCGAGGTTCCAGTCGGCTCTGTTCTAGTTCATAATAATCAAATTATTGCAAAAGCTCATAATTGTCCTATCTCAAAAAATGATCCTTCTGCTCATGCCGAAATTGAGGTTCTTAGAAAATCTGGCCAAAAATTATTGAACTATAGATTACCAAAAACAACAATGTACGTTACCTTAGAGCCTTGTGCAATGTGCCTTGGAGCTATGATTCATGCGCGTATTGAAAGAATTGTATTTGGGGCTTTGGATCCTAAAAGTGGTGTTTGTGGCTCAGCTGCAAACCTTTTATTTGAACCTTTTTTTAATCATAAGATAGAAGTTAATGGTGGAGTTCTAGAGCAGGATTGTAAGAAAGTCCTGCAATCATTTTTTAAATTACGCAGAAAATAA
- the rplU gene encoding 50S ribosomal protein L21: MYAVIKTGGKQYRVSEGEILKIEKLEVEPGKKVTFDEVLMVADGDKVQVGSPLVAKATVEAKVISQGKGKKVHILKFKRRKHSMKQQGHRQLFTEVQIDKIKA; the protein is encoded by the coding sequence ATGTACGCAGTAATTAAAACAGGTGGAAAGCAGTACCGAGTATCTGAAGGTGAAATACTAAAGATTGAAAAGCTTGAAGTCGAACCTGGAAAAAAAGTTACCTTTGACGAGGTGTTGATGGTTGCAGATGGTGACAAAGTTCAGGTTGGTTCGCCGCTTGTTGCAAAGGCAACTGTCGAAGCTAAAGTCATTTCTCAGGGTAAAGGTAAAAAAGTACATATTCTAAAATTTAAACGTCGTAAGCACTCCATGAAGCAACAAGGACATCGTCAGTTGTTCACAGAAGTACAGATCGATAAAATTAAGGCATAA
- a CDS encoding Wzz/FepE/Etk N-terminal domain-containing protein, with translation MSSNLSTPQFVENEIDFREIIKALKESKKLIISTILIITTISIFYTISLKPIFKSTTLIEIGYFEMPGGVKEIIETPSILTENLKVDLIYKNLDDYLHDALTIQALENKLIKFEFTSKSSETNKELLNRIINYIYERHNRLSKLIYLKKKNLLTVEIESIKAEISYIKLKLSDLNQSTYLNIIENLKHEAQATSRLNLLNENAGATDKLFNLNQRQSALLNKLEILNSQNIIGSQTIGDIRTITIMPKNKLIISLGFVIGCIFSIFLVFLKNSIHINRELKT, from the coding sequence ATGAGCAGTAATTTAAGCACGCCTCAATTCGTTGAAAATGAAATTGATTTTCGAGAAATAATAAAAGCACTTAAAGAATCTAAAAAATTAATAATTTCAACTATATTAATTATTACGACTATTTCTATTTTTTATACCATTTCTCTTAAGCCTATATTTAAGTCAACAACTCTAATTGAGATTGGTTATTTTGAGATGCCTGGCGGGGTTAAAGAGATAATTGAAACACCTTCTATCTTAACTGAAAACTTAAAAGTAGACTTAATATATAAAAATCTGGATGATTATTTACATGATGCTCTCACAATTCAGGCTTTAGAAAATAAATTAATTAAATTTGAATTCACTTCAAAGTCATCTGAAACAAATAAAGAGCTATTGAATCGTATTATTAATTACATTTATGAGCGTCATAATCGTCTTTCTAAATTAATTTATTTGAAGAAAAAGAATTTATTAACTGTTGAGATTGAAAGCATAAAAGCAGAGATATCTTATATCAAGTTAAAATTATCAGACCTAAATCAATCCACTTATCTAAATATTATTGAAAACTTAAAACATGAAGCTCAAGCAACTAGTCGTTTAAATCTTCTGAATGAGAATGCAGGAGCTACTGATAAATTATTTAATTTAAATCAAAGACAGTCAGCCTTATTGAATAAATTAGAGATACTTAATAGTCAAAATATAATCGGCAGTCAAACTATTGGTGATATAAGGACAATAACTATAATGCCAAAAAATAAATTAATAATATCATTAGGTTTTGTTATTGGATGCATATTTAGTATTTTTTTGGTATTTTTAAAAAATTCTATCCATATAAATAGAGAGCTCAAAACATAG
- a CDS encoding peptidylprolyl isomerase, translating to MIILETNMGEIHITVDAEKAPITAKNFTDYVEEGFFDGTIFHRVIPNFMIQGGGMTEDMVQKTTKATIENEAKNGLKNVKYSLAMARTMAPHSASSQFFINTNDNQFLDFPGQDGWGYCVFGEVVAGQDIVDKIEKVETINLGGHADVPGEAVIILKATIQD from the coding sequence ATGATTATTTTAGAGACCAATATGGGTGAAATTCATATTACTGTTGATGCTGAAAAAGCACCAATTACTGCCAAAAACTTCACCGATTATGTGGAAGAAGGATTCTTTGATGGCACTATTTTTCATAGAGTGATTCCAAACTTTATGATTCAAGGTGGCGGTATGACAGAAGACATGGTCCAAAAAACAACAAAGGCTACAATTGAGAATGAAGCTAAGAATGGCTTAAAGAATGTCAAATATAGTCTTGCTATGGCTAGAACAATGGCTCCTCACTCAGCTAGTTCACAGTTTTTTATAAACACAAATGATAATCAGTTTTTAGATTTTCCTGGCCAGGATGGCTGGGGATACTGCGTTTTTGGTGAGGTAGTTGCAGGTCAAGATATCGTTGATAAGATTGAAAAAGTTGAAACAATCAACCTTGGAGGACATGCTGATGTTCCAGGCGAAGCTGTCATTATTTTAAAGGCAACGATACAAGATTAA
- the fabG gene encoding 3-oxoacyl-ACP reductase FabG, with protein sequence MLDGKLVLVTGASRGIGKAIALTLGEAGATVIGTATTENGADNVSKVFAENKISGRGIKLDVTDNEQISSLLKIVNDDFGSIDILVNNAGITRDNILLRMKDDEWEDIIDTNLSSVFKMSKSVLRGMIKNRSGRIISITSVVGAMGNAGQSNYAAAKAGMIGFTKSLAREVGVRGITVNAIAPGFIETDMTDSLPDEQKDALASQIPMGRLGTPDEIAQVVLFLAGDSGSYITGQTLHVNGGMYTV encoded by the coding sequence ATGCTTGATGGAAAATTAGTTCTTGTTACTGGTGCATCCAGAGGAATAGGTAAAGCAATTGCATTAACTTTAGGTGAGGCTGGAGCAACTGTTATTGGAACAGCGACTACTGAAAATGGCGCTGATAATGTTTCAAAAGTTTTTGCTGAAAATAAAATATCTGGAAGAGGTATAAAACTAGATGTTACTGATAATGAGCAAATTTCTAGTTTGCTTAAGATTGTAAATGATGATTTTGGATCTATTGATATTCTTGTTAATAATGCTGGTATTACCAGAGACAATATACTTCTCAGAATGAAAGATGATGAATGGGAGGATATTATCGATACAAATCTTTCTTCAGTATTTAAGATGTCAAAATCTGTATTAAGGGGGATGATTAAAAATCGTTCAGGAAGAATTATTTCAATTACTTCAGTCGTTGGAGCCATGGGAAATGCGGGACAGTCAAATTATGCAGCAGCTAAAGCTGGGATGATAGGCTTTACAAAGTCATTGGCAAGAGAAGTTGGAGTTAGAGGGATAACTGTCAATGCAATAGCGCCTGGATTTATCGAAACTGATATGACTGATAGCTTGCCTGATGAACAAAAAGATGCTTTGGCTTCTCAAATTCCAATGGGGAGATTGGGAACTCCTGATGAAATCGCACAGGTAGTATTATTTCTAGCAGGGGATAGTGGATCTTATATTACTGGCCAAACCCTTCATGTAAATGGTGGTATGTATACTGTATAA
- a CDS encoding LysE/ArgO family amino acid transporter: MISAFITGFLLGLSLIAAIGAQNTFVISQGISGKHVFYVALFCAIADGLLISIGVLGASSVLNKFITDFSNVIFGLASVWLFGYGVMKLKSSFQANKSLEIINSNSKSLKSTIGILVILTFANPHVYLDTMVLIGTYSQQFIGVKKFAFSIGAIFASFVFFFSLAYGAKKIAPIMRSSTSWQILDFIIALIMFSIAFNFASSIDW; this comes from the coding sequence GTGATATCAGCTTTTATTACCGGTTTTTTACTTGGACTTTCTTTAATTGCGGCAATTGGTGCTCAAAATACTTTCGTTATAAGCCAGGGTATTAGTGGCAAACATGTTTTTTATGTTGCGCTATTTTGTGCAATTGCTGATGGACTGTTAATTAGTATTGGTGTTTTAGGTGCTTCTTCTGTATTAAACAAATTTATTACTGATTTCTCCAACGTAATTTTTGGTTTAGCTTCAGTTTGGCTTTTTGGATATGGAGTCATGAAGTTAAAATCATCTTTTCAAGCTAATAAAAGTCTTGAAATTATTAATTCAAACTCAAAGAGCTTAAAATCTACTATTGGTATTTTAGTAATTCTAACTTTCGCCAACCCTCATGTATATCTAGATACAATGGTACTTATTGGAACATATTCACAACAATTTATTGGAGTAAAAAAATTTGCATTTTCAATTGGTGCTATATTTGCAAGTTTTGTTTTTTTCTTTAGCCTAGCATATGGTGCAAAAAAAATAGCACCTATAATGAGGAGTTCGACTTCTTGGCAAATTCTTGACTTTATAATCGCTTTAATTATGTTTTCAATAGCTTTTAATTTTGCTTCTTCAATAGACTGGTAA